GGGCGCCGCCTTCACGCTCTGGCTTCCGAGCCCGGTGCCGCACACCGCCGCGGCCGAGGCTACGGTGGGCGCGGAGCGGGCCCACACGGGCTCGTCGTCGCGACAGACCCCGGCGCTCGGCAGAGCCGGCATCACCGAGGCCGCGCACGCACCGCTCGACGCGCCGGCGTACGCCGTGCTCCACGCGCTCAGTCTCCGCCTCGCCTCGGAGGCGGAGGCCATCGCCGAGCGTTACGTGGCCGCGCTGCGCTCGGACGGACGCTTCCCCGGCGCGCGTGAGCTGCCGGCGGTCCAGCTCCGCGACCACGCCACGCCGTTCGTCGGACTGATCGCCTCGCAGCTCATGATCATCGGCGAGACCCACGGCCGGGCGCCCGAGCTGCTGCGCGACGGCGCTCAGCTCCAGCGCATGATGGCCGAGCTGCATGGCACGCAGCGGTACCGGCTGGGATGGTCCGAGGCCGACCTCGAGCGCGAGACGCCGCTGTTCGTGGCCGAGGTCGAGCGCGCGCTGCACGCGGCGGCGGACACGCGCGGCGCCGGCGGCGGCACGGCGATCCCGGACGACGCGGTGCGGGGCGCGTTCCAGTACGCTTCCGCGGTGACGCGGCACATGTTCGGCCAGGCCACGTGGACCGCGCTCCGCGCCCACCGCGTCGCGCGAGCGACGGACGCGACCTGACGGGAGTCGCGCGCGTCACGAGGCGCGCGCCACCCGAGTCGTGGTGCCGCAGGCGGGCCCGTTCGCGTACGATACGAGCACGGCGGTCGTGCCGCCGCCGTGATCGAGGGCTCCCGACACACCCGCATCCCGGAGCGGTCACGATGCACACTGTCCTTCCCGGCGGTCGCCGGTCGTGGCTTCGTCTCGCCGCCGCGGCGACCGTGCTGTCGTCGCACACGTTCGCCGCCGGCGCGCAGACGCGCACCGGTGCGCCGGTCGTGCGCACGACGGGCGGCGCGGTGCAGGGCCTGGCGCTGTCGAGTGGCGTGCGCGCGTTCCGCGGCATTCCGTTCGCCGCGCCGCCGGTGCGCGAGCTGCGCTGGAAGCCGCCGCAGCCGGCCGCGACGTGGCAGGGAGTGCGGCTCGCCGATCGGTTCGCCGATCAGTGCATGCAGGCGCGGATCTACAGCGACATGATGTTCCGCAACGCCGGCGTGAGCGAGGACTGCCTGTACCTGAACGTGTGGGCGCCCGCCGACGCGCGGCCGAACGCCGCGTTGCCCGTGCTGGTCTACTTCTACGGCGGCGGCTTCCAGGCCGGCGACGGGTCGGAGCTCCGCTACGACGGCGAGAGCATGGCGAAGCGTGGCATCGTCGTCGTCACGATGAGCTACCGGCTCGGCGTGTTCGGGTTCTTCTCGCACCCGGAGCTCACTGCGGAGTCGCCGCAGCACGCGTCGGGCGACTACGGGCTGATGGACCAGACGGCGGCGCTGAGGTGGGTGCGCGACAATGTCGCACGGTTCGGCGGCGACCCGGCGAAGGTGACGATCGCCGGCGAGTCGGCGGGGTCGATGTCGGTCAGCGCGCAGATGGCCTCGCCGATGGCGAAAGGCCTCTTCGCGCGCGCCATCGGCGAGAGCGGCGCGGTGTTCTCGTCGTCGGGTCCGATGGCGACGCGGGCGCGGACCGAGGAGAACGGCGTGCGGTTCGCGCAGGCGGTGGGCGCGCCATCGCTCGCCGCGCTGCGCGCGCTGTCGGCGACCGAGCTGCTGGAGATGGCCGGGCGCCAAGGCATGCCGCGCTTCGGCGTGAACGTCGACGGGTACTTCTTCCCGCAGCCGCCGGCCGAGATCTACGCCGCCGGGAAGCAGGCCCGCGTGCCGCTGCTCGCGGGCTGGAACACGGAGGAATCATCGTGGCGCTCGCTGACCGCGCAGTCGCCGACGCCCGACTCGGCGCGCGCGGTGCTCGCGCGCGTGTTCGGCGAGCGTGCGGGCGATGCCGCGCAGGTCTATCCCGCGGGGAGCGCGGCCGAGGCGACGCAGTCGCTCGTCGACCTCGCGAGCGACCGGTTCATCGCGTACTCGACGTGGAAGTGGCTCGACACGCACGCGGCGACGAGCGCGCAGCCGGTGTACCGCTACTTGTACGCCCGCCCGCGCCCGGGCGCGCACGGCGCGGTGCACTCGGCCGAGATCGAGTACGCGTTAGGCAACCTCGCCACGAACCACGCCTACGCGTGGACGCCGGACGACGAGAAGGTCTCGGCGGCGATGCAGGCGTACTTCGCGAACTTCATCAAGACCGGCGATCCGAACGGCGCGGGCCTGCCGGCGTGGCCCGTCGGCACGGCCGGCCCGAACGGCGAGGTGCAGCGCCTGCGCATCGACGTCGAGCCGCACGCCGAAGCCGAGCCGCGCGCGCGCTACCGCTTCCTCGAGCGCGCGTTCACGAGCGCCCAACCGTGAGACCGATGCCTTCGACGACCCAGCCTGCCGCGGTGGACCGCCGCACGTTCCTGAAGGGCCTCACCGCCGTCGGTGGCGGCATCCTCGCCACCGCGTGCGCGGGACACGCCGCCGGCCCGTCGGCGAGCGGCGCCGCGGCGTCGCGCGCGAGCCTCGCGGCGTGGCGCGACCGGATCGGCCTCCAGCTCTTCACCGTGCGCGACCGGTTCATGACCGACTACCCGGGAACGCTGCGCGCCGTGGCCGCCGCGGGCTACAGGGAAGTCCAGACGACGCTGTCGTACGGCGGCTACTCGCTCGACCAGATCAAGCAGTTCCTCGACCAGGCCGGCCTCGTCGCGCCGGCGACGCACGTGAGC
This DNA window, taken from Gemmatirosa kalamazoonensis, encodes the following:
- a CDS encoding carboxylesterase/lipase family protein gives rise to the protein MHTVLPGGRRSWLRLAAAATVLSSHTFAAGAQTRTGAPVVRTTGGAVQGLALSSGVRAFRGIPFAAPPVRELRWKPPQPAATWQGVRLADRFADQCMQARIYSDMMFRNAGVSEDCLYLNVWAPADARPNAALPVLVYFYGGGFQAGDGSELRYDGESMAKRGIVVVTMSYRLGVFGFFSHPELTAESPQHASGDYGLMDQTAALRWVRDNVARFGGDPAKVTIAGESAGSMSVSAQMASPMAKGLFARAIGESGAVFSSSGPMATRARTEENGVRFAQAVGAPSLAALRALSATELLEMAGRQGMPRFGVNVDGYFFPQPPAEIYAAGKQARVPLLAGWNTEESSWRSLTAQSPTPDSARAVLARVFGERAGDAAQVYPAGSAAEATQSLVDLASDRFIAYSTWKWLDTHAATSAQPVYRYLYARPRPGAHGAVHSAEIEYALGNLATNHAYAWTPDDEKVSAAMQAYFANFIKTGDPNGAGLPAWPVGTAGPNGEVQRLRIDVEPHAEAEPRARYRFLERAFTSAQP